Below is a window of Streptomyces sp. ITFR-16 DNA.
TCGGTGTGCGGTGCCGTCAGATGTGCGATTCTGCGGGGCTGTTGCCGTCAGGCCGTTTCGAGCGGGAAGGCGCCCCGGTGGCCGGTGCCCGCGCCCTCGGCCGGGCGTGGCTCGAACTCGCGGCAGCTCCAGACCTCCTGGACGAAGCCGCTGCGCCGGTCCCACAGATCCAGGACGTCGTCCTCGCCGGCGGTGCCCCGGTAGGCCTCCTTGGCGCCCCGGAAGCAGGCGAGTCCGCCGGAGAGCCCGCGGCCGGGCGCCGGGAAGTAGTCCGAGAAGGCGCAGGCGATGCACGTCCGGAGCCGGACGCCCGGCGGCAGCGCCCGCTGGATCGTGGCGAGCGCGGACCCGAAGTCGCTCTCGGCCCGGTGGGACCGGAAGGCCGCCCCGCCGAACTGCAGCTCCAGGTAGAGATACGGATCAGGCCTGCGCAGCGACAGCAGGCAGCTGAGGGTCGCCTGATGGGCCGTCCCGTCCGCGTTCACC
It encodes the following:
- a CDS encoding DUF6304 family protein yields the protein MTDESWAGWYRDRQGSDAVILTTDGQQLRLRIRGVDFEGESFDALVPVAGTPPESGMFTLAEGALNDCVLEWDLPFPVNADGTAHQATLSCLLSLRRPDPYLYLELQFGGAAFRSHRAESDFGSALATIQRALPPGVRLRTCIACAFSDYFPAPGRGLSGGLACFRGAKEAYRGTAGEDDVLDLWDRRSGFVQEVWSCREFEPRPAEGAGTGHRGAFPLETA